In Camelus dromedarius isolate mCamDro1 chromosome 7, mCamDro1.pat, whole genome shotgun sequence, the sequence atatgaaagaaaatatgaaagaaaattaacattaaCAAAATGTAAATGCCATAGAACTTTAAACATCTTATTTGATATGACTTGACATAGAAATGTAatgttcatttcttcatttatgtaTGGCTTTGGTATTTTAATGATAGTTAGGAGCTTCTAAAAGTGTTTTATTATCATGAGGCAGAGGTGTCTTTCACAATTTAGGTAGGTTAGGATTGTACTGAGAGTTTTCTTCTGAGCCTCTGAAAATAGTGAGTACTTCTTTGCAaggtgacttttatttttccccttggcTTGGGGCAGAATCTGTACACCTTCTGATTGTCACACTTCCCACATGCTCTTTGAGAATCTCTCAGTAGAAGAATACTTGTCCTGACTTGTGCAGGAGACGGCAGCAGTGCCCTGGTCAGCAATAGGCTTGTGAAAGTGACAAGTAAAAGGATAATGGCTTTCAGGTCTTTACCTGTATTTACAGTGTTCTTTTAATAACTTGCACTAATtccagcttcctctctgcttcccatTCTAGCTAGTTTAATAAAAGTgaagtcttttttcctttcagcacttaaaGTCTCAAATCTGAAAGGCAACGTCATGTCCCTTTTTAGTCAGTAATAACCTAAGGGATTTCGTTATTTTAATATCTGCCCAAGTCCTGGAGAAACAATTGAAAAATGTATAGGAATATAGAATGTCGGCCCTAGAAAGGATCTTAGAAATTGAATCCAACCTCTTTCTtgttgcagatgaggaaactgaggcccagaagtgATTTGATCAAAGAGAAGCAGCTAGTtatagacagagagagaatgacaCCTCAAGGCCTCTGACTCTCATCACCATGCTCCTTCCTGGGGGCCACAGTGACTGAATGGAGGAGCAGTATATATTGGAAACAAGTTGAGGCTCAAAATTCTGAGAATCTGAATTTAATGCAACTTACATTAATTCCCCCCCTTAATTTACATTATAATCATGCATGCTGCCTTATAACTGGGAGCACTGTGACACCATCCTATTTGAAACCTTTCCTACTTTCTATCCTGCTGGTATCCCTGGTTATTTAGTGAAGGTCCTTGTATGCAGGGCACAAAAAATAGCAAAGAGGTCACTTACtatattttcattctgtcatGGGTTTGCTACTTTTATTCTAAGAGCTACAGATGTATTGAAGCatgtttttctatttgtatttgtcctatcctttctttttctttcttttctttttttttttttttgagtctaaATCCTTTGGTTGTCTAAGCCTGTTTGActtgatcattaaaatatatttaagcaagtgtaggtttgtgtgtttaaagccagtttattaataacttaaaatagtCACGTGGTCAGGTTGTAATATGAATtgtcagcatttttttcttgtttgaactGAAGTGCTTACTATGGGTGAGTAGAAAGGTAGCAATCTAAGGCTCTTCAAACTCtcaagatattttcaaaagcatgtAATATTCTGTCATAGCTTGCATTGGCTACATGAAAGAATTGCAGCCAGTGATAATATATTGATTGGTGCACAAATATTCTACTTGGAGCAGCAGAGAGACTGCACTGAGAAAATGTGGTTTGTTTACTGTGATGGGAAAGCGACTAAGACTAGCTTTACCCCATAGTATCTATATGTTAAAGTGAGTTCTTGGCACCATCTTTCTTTATTAATATCTACTTTCACAATGTCTAGAATTAACTATTCTTAGCATTTTGATAAGCTtgcctttttctgtctttatctaTACTTTAATAATTATTCAAGTGACGTGGGTGTTTATTAAGTGATTAAAattgtattataaataatactctattttaaatacttttatatgcatacatttatatagaaaatatattgttTAGGGAGAGTTTTAAAGTGATATTATACTGTATATTTAGCTATCTTTATGTCCTCTGCCCTTAGCATTGGTGTTTAGCAGtcgataaataaatatttgctgaattaaaaattttaaattagcatAATAAAGTTTGTATATACTCCATCCAAATTGAACTTTTAGTTTTGTAAATACTCATGTTTTATTTTGCTCCTGGACCTTCATACATGCTGCTTCTTTTGCCTGAAGTGTCCAGGTCTCACTTCAAATGCCATTTCCTTTACAAGACCTTCCCTTATCAATTTCTGGTGGATAGACTCCCTTGCTCCATGTTCCCATGCCCTAGGGACATTGGCCCTTTTTAATGCTCATTTCCATTGCAAATATTTGTGTAAGAGCAGTCTTCCCTGGCATATTATAACTCCTTGAGAGCAAGGACCATGTCTGCTTTTTACTCCTGTATCCCTAGCACCCTACTATGGCCTTGTACTTAGTAGGATTGAATAGAAGTTTGCAGAATTAAATTATGTAcgtggtaaatctatttttaggttttttttttttttttaaggaatctccatactgttttccatagcggctgcacaaaattacattcccaccaacagtgtaggggggttccctcttctcactcctgggcatatatccagagaaaaccctaatttgaaaagatgcatgcatccccatgttcatagcagcactatttacaatagccaagacatggaaacaacctaaatgtcctttgacagatgattggataaagaagttgtggtatatatacacattgaaatactactcagccataaaaaagaaataatgccatttgcaacaacatggatggacctagagtcaGACTATCATActgaatgaagtaagtcagacagacaaatacAAATATCATGTGTTATTACTGATATGTGTAAtgtaaaaaaagacacaaatgaacttatttataaagcacaaataaacttatttatactTCTTTATGAgtatcacagacatagaaaacaaacttatggttaccaaaggggaaaggtgaggggagggataaattaggagtttgggattaacaaatacaaactactatatacaaaataggtaacaaggtactactgtatagcacagggggccatattcaatagcttataataatctataatgagaaagaatatatgtatgtataactgaatcactttgctgtacaccagaaactaacacagcatagtaaatgaactatacttcaataaaaaaaaattcttgagcATGTTTTTAGCACTTTGAAATGTAATCCAAGGAAATGACAAAATAACAGTGCTTTGATAGGTCACACCTACCTCTTGACACTTTCTTCTcttatctcttctcttcctcaCCTTTGCCCATCCATTTCCAATCCTGTCAGTTTAACCTCCAAAGTATGTATGTTGAGTCTGCCCATTTTGgtccatctccaccaccaccaccctaaTCCATCTTACCATCATCTCTTATCCTGAACCACTGGAATAGTCTGGTCTCCCTATATCTATCTAGTCCTACTCAAGAAGTAGAACAGACTGAAATTATAGTCTATTATATAGTATAACTAAGTATTGTTGTGAGAATCTTTTCAATTCTTATTTGCTGTaatgtgagtgtgtctgtgtgtatgtatgtgtgcgtaTGAGTGAGTACTCAGTTGCTATAAAATGTAATTCTTAATGTGGAGCATGGTCAAAAAAGATTGGAAGTCATTGTCCACATTAATAACTCTGGAGAATTCTTTTGCTCTGTCAGGGTTAGAAGACTGTGTGTTCCTCATTACCATGTGACCCTGCTTGTAATGTgtctttaaaaggagaaattccGTCAAAATAAAGTGTGAAGTGGAGACATGGGTCCCCTAACTACAACAATTTACGTGTTGTATAGGTAGTAACACATTTCTCCACATTTCTCTTGCTTCTCATTTCAGGATTAAGTTATATAGTTCACTGGATAAAATCTTCAGAAATGAGTATCTGGACAGAATTTgactatagttttttttttcttttctttttactatttacttattttctccctccctctccctctttttcttcatgactatatttcttaatttttttccttcctttcttatgtttcttttctatttttggcTTTTCATGTCAAACTTAGTCCTGTGGTGAAACTTAGCAGGaagagaggctgagggaggctgggaagtcatGTTGCCCACTAAGCTTCCGTTATTGCAGAAGAGAACAGATATCAGGGGTTTAAGGAGCATCTCCACCATAATAGTCAACAAcaagaaagaatttatttttagaatgcttatttttttttctaacttaccGCTTTGTGAGGAGAGATTTTCCATTGAAGTTATCAAGTAGACTtgagatacagaaaataattaaccTGAGTTAATGTATTTGCCTTTGGGATTTTAAGTCAAATTTATTCCAGTGGTTACACGGGTGAGTGTGTTATATATTGAGATGAGGTTGCtttttcttaactctttttttttttttttttaccttttttgaggctaatattgtatttgttttctttgtgtttttaggTATGGCACACTCTCAAGGCTGGGTGAAAAGGTACCTCAAGGCCTTTTGTAAAGGCTTCTTTGTGGCAGTGCCTGTGGCAGTGACCTTCCTGGATCGGGTTGCCTGCGTGGCAAGAGTAGAAGGAGCATCAATGCAGGTGAAGGCTAATACGACTTCATTCTTTAGAGCACACGCTTCCTTGTTTCTCAAACACTAGAACTGAGATTTCTGTACATTATCTCTCTGCTGGGAACTGAAAGTTTTTAAACGGCTTTGAACTGAAATTTAACTATACTAAATTTCTTTAATAGGTCTTCTAATGCAGTTACATTATAATCAGAACAGaggtgaataaaaataattctcaaatgGTTCTTTAtatctatagttttttttttaagaattataaatGGAGATTCTAAAGAAATTTTACTAAATGATGCCATTTTTGTGAATATGGCCTGACTGTTTAAGATTTTTAAGTT encodes:
- the IMMP2L gene encoding mitochondrial inner membrane protease subunit 2 isoform X8, which gives rise to MAHSQGWVKRYLKAFCKGFFVAVPVAVTFLDRVACVARVEGASMQPSLNPGGSQSSDVVLLNHWKVRNFEVQRGDIVSLVPLFS